The following coding sequences are from one Egicoccus sp. AB-alg6-2 window:
- a CDS encoding sugar phosphate nucleotidyltransferase, which yields MRRVREAMIVAGGAGSRLRPLTDTTPKPLLPFCGGPFLEGVVLRLAAVGVERVLLVVGADTAPFASFAGLFRNRGVHVDIVPEPEPLDTAGGVRSALDRVTGTFLVLNGDILTDVDLAGAVAHHLDADADATLVLTRVQDTSTFGVCVLEEGRITAFVEKPEPGSLPGQDTVNAGTYVLEPDAIARFPQGRLSFERTVFPQLVEGGAAVHGFVADGVWADLGTPERFLAGQRLALSGAMRWPTLDAFDGDAEGVRLASGVVVEEGAKLVGPLLLEPGVRVHAGAEVGPDVVLGAGVQVGRNARLQDSVVLASSVIEADVEADGLLAGIEVHVGRGVHVGREVVLGDGQRIAPGTRLEAGVRRPLPGA from the coding sequence GTGAGGCGAGTTCGCGAGGCGATGATCGTCGCCGGTGGCGCCGGCAGCCGGTTGCGCCCGTTGACCGACACCACGCCCAAGCCGCTGCTGCCGTTCTGTGGTGGGCCCTTCCTCGAAGGTGTGGTCCTACGCCTCGCCGCCGTCGGCGTCGAGCGGGTGCTGCTCGTCGTCGGTGCCGACACCGCCCCGTTCGCCTCGTTCGCCGGCCTGTTCCGGAACCGCGGCGTGCACGTCGACATCGTTCCCGAACCCGAGCCGCTCGACACGGCGGGCGGGGTGCGCAGCGCACTGGACCGGGTGACGGGCACCTTCCTCGTCCTCAACGGCGACATCCTCACCGACGTCGACCTCGCCGGTGCCGTGGCCCACCACCTCGACGCCGACGCCGACGCGACGCTGGTACTGACCCGGGTCCAGGACACCTCCACGTTCGGGGTGTGCGTGCTGGAGGAGGGACGGATCACCGCGTTCGTCGAGAAGCCCGAACCCGGGTCGCTGCCGGGCCAGGACACCGTCAACGCCGGCACGTACGTGCTCGAGCCCGATGCCATCGCCCGGTTCCCTCAGGGCCGCCTCAGCTTCGAGCGCACGGTGTTCCCACAACTCGTCGAGGGCGGAGCCGCCGTGCACGGCTTCGTCGCCGACGGGGTCTGGGCCGACCTCGGCACGCCGGAGCGGTTCCTCGCCGGTCAACGGCTGGCCCTGTCCGGCGCGATGCGGTGGCCGACGCTGGACGCCTTCGACGGTGACGCCGAGGGGGTGCGGCTCGCATCCGGGGTCGTGGTCGAGGAGGGCGCCAAGCTCGTCGGGCCGCTGCTGCTCGAACCCGGCGTACGCGTCCACGCGGGCGCCGAGGTCGGTCCCGACGTCGTGCTCGGCGCAGGGGTCCAGGTCGGCCGGAACGCCCGGCTGCAGGACTCGGTCGTGCTCGCCAGCAGCGTCATCGAGGCCGATGTGGAGGCCGACGGGCTGCTCGCCGGGATCGAAGTGCACGTCGGCCGCGGGGTGCACGTCGGCCGTGAGGTGGTGCTCGGCGACGGGCAGCGCATCGCGCCCGGCACCCGGTTGGAGGCCGGTGTGCGCCGGCCGCTGCCGGGCGCATGA
- a CDS encoding glycosyltransferase family 2 protein — MTGPDVQRPRAAVVVVSHQTREHALACLRTLSAAGADEIVLVDTGSTDGTVDAVRAAHPEVEVLAVDNLGFGRAANLGVAHTRAPVAVVANADVRFEPGSVTELASRLLAANDLAAVGPHVRYPDGRHQASARRLPDLATTLGHAAFARVWRTNPWTSRYRATDHDPDHPRDVDWLSGCALAVRREAFDAVGGFDPGYFLYVEDVDLGVRLRGAGWRLRYEPTGRVVHRVGASTGTRRRWWSLTTHARSLDRFYGRHLATTPLRRLARPLVRVGLGAWVVLTLVTERLTGRGRSTTGE; from the coding sequence GTGACCGGTCCGGACGTGCAGCGCCCACGTGCGGCGGTGGTCGTGGTGTCGCACCAGACCCGCGAGCATGCCCTCGCCTGCCTGCGGACGCTGTCGGCCGCCGGTGCGGACGAGATCGTCCTGGTCGACACCGGGTCGACGGACGGGACCGTCGACGCCGTCCGCGCCGCCCATCCCGAGGTCGAGGTGCTGGCCGTCGACAACCTCGGTTTCGGGCGTGCCGCCAACCTCGGCGTCGCGCACACCCGTGCGCCGGTGGCCGTGGTGGCCAACGCCGACGTGCGCTTCGAGCCGGGCAGCGTCACGGAGCTGGCCAGCCGGCTCCTCGCTGCCAACGACCTCGCCGCCGTCGGTCCGCACGTGCGCTACCCCGACGGCCGCCACCAGGCCTCGGCCCGCCGGCTGCCCGACCTCGCCACGACCTTGGGGCATGCCGCGTTCGCGCGGGTGTGGCGGACCAATCCGTGGACGTCGAGGTACCGCGCGACCGACCATGACCCGGACCACCCGCGTGACGTGGACTGGCTCTCGGGCTGCGCCCTCGCGGTCCGTCGCGAGGCGTTCGACGCCGTCGGCGGCTTCGACCCCGGCTACTTCCTCTATGTCGAGGACGTCGACCTCGGCGTCCGGCTTCGCGGGGCCGGCTGGCGGCTGCGCTACGAGCCCACCGGCCGCGTGGTCCACCGCGTCGGCGCGTCGACCGGCACCCGTCGACGATGGTGGTCGCTGACCACCCACGCCCGCAGCCTCGACCGGTTTTACGGCCGCCACCTCGCCACCACCCCACTGCGGCGGCTGGCGCGTCCGCTGGTGCGGGTCGGCCTGGGCGCGTGGGTGGTGCTGACCCTGGTCACGGAACGTCTGACGGGCCGAGGGCGCAGCACGACGGGTGAGTGA
- the rfbD gene encoding dTDP-4-dehydrorhamnose reductase — protein MRVLVTGAGGRLAREVVAAFEGHDVTALTREHLDISVEPAVAAAVQEFAPELVVNAAAVTDVDGCEADPDRAHRVNALGPWWLARACARTGATLVHVSTDAVFGAEVPTDGHGTPRPFTEFDPVGPVSVYGRTKAAGETLVRQTLDRHHVVRVAWVLDREGTDFVGAILRRARDRGRVEVVHRQVGSPSWVGDLGLAVREVAVSGRYGTVHRTNHGAVSRVELASAALRLAGVDAEVVRVDPGRRPDLAPRPAWSPLDDQHAVSSGLRRLPAWDEALRSAMDARGELA, from the coding sequence ATGAGGGTGCTCGTCACCGGCGCCGGGGGACGACTGGCCCGCGAGGTCGTCGCGGCCTTCGAGGGCCACGACGTGACGGCGCTCACGCGCGAACACCTCGACATCTCGGTGGAACCGGCCGTCGCGGCCGCGGTCCAGGAGTTCGCGCCCGAACTCGTCGTCAACGCGGCGGCGGTCACCGACGTCGACGGCTGCGAAGCCGATCCCGACCGCGCGCACCGCGTCAACGCTCTGGGGCCGTGGTGGCTGGCTCGCGCCTGCGCGCGCACGGGCGCAACGCTGGTCCACGTGTCGACCGACGCCGTCTTCGGCGCCGAGGTGCCCACGGACGGCCACGGCACACCACGCCCGTTCACCGAGTTCGACCCGGTCGGTCCCGTCAGCGTCTACGGGCGCACGAAGGCCGCCGGCGAGACGCTGGTACGCCAGACCCTCGACCGTCACCACGTCGTGCGGGTCGCGTGGGTTCTCGACCGCGAGGGCACAGACTTCGTCGGCGCCATCCTGCGTCGCGCCCGGGACCGCGGCCGGGTCGAGGTGGTCCACCGCCAGGTCGGCTCACCTTCGTGGGTCGGCGATCTCGGCCTGGCGGTGCGTGAGGTCGCCGTCAGCGGTCGGTACGGGACCGTGCACCGCACCAACCACGGTGCGGTCAGCCGCGTCGAGCTGGCCAGCGCCGCGCTCCGCCTGGCCGGCGTCGACGCCGAGGTGGTCCGGGTCGACCCGGGCCGACGGCCCGACCTCGCGCCGCGGCCGGCGTGGTCGCCGCTGGACGACCAGCACGCCGTGTCGAGCGGACTGCGACGCCTCCCGGCCTGGGACGAGGCCCTGCGCAGCGCGATGGACGCGAGGGGCGAACTCGCGTGA
- the rfbB gene encoding dTDP-glucose 4,6-dehydratase, which translates to MHVLVTGGAGFIGGHFVRHALAADPAVRVTTLDALTYAGNASTVADLDREPRHRFVHGDVRDAALVHRLVSEVDAVAHFAAESHVDRSIDDPSPFLHTNVVGTGVVLDAARRHGVDRVLHVSTDEVYGSVPAPDHVDEDAPLRPNSPYAASKAAADLLVRSHRVTYGQPVLVTRSTNCFGPFHHPEKAIPRFVTRLLDGGSVPLYGDGSHRRDWTFVADNVAAQWLVLTEGEPGTTYNVGAGNERSNRELVAALLALFGRDDTAIESVPDRPGHDRRYAVDTTRIRALGWKPEHDLEAALADTVAWYRANEDWWRPLVDDARRGRG; encoded by the coding sequence GTGCACGTGCTGGTGACGGGCGGTGCCGGCTTCATCGGTGGGCACTTCGTCCGGCACGCACTCGCCGCCGACCCCGCGGTGCGTGTCACCACCCTCGACGCGCTGACCTATGCCGGCAACGCCTCGACCGTCGCCGACCTCGACCGCGAGCCGCGACACCGCTTCGTCCACGGTGACGTCCGCGACGCCGCGCTGGTGCACCGCCTCGTCAGTGAGGTCGACGCCGTGGCGCACTTCGCCGCCGAGTCGCACGTCGACCGCTCGATCGACGACCCTTCACCGTTCCTGCACACCAACGTGGTGGGGACCGGGGTCGTGCTCGACGCGGCGCGCCGCCACGGCGTCGACCGCGTCCTGCATGTGTCGACCGACGAGGTGTACGGATCCGTTCCCGCCCCCGACCACGTCGACGAGGACGCGCCGCTGCGGCCCAACTCCCCGTATGCGGCGTCGAAGGCGGCGGCCGACCTGCTGGTGCGCAGCCACCGTGTCACCTACGGCCAACCCGTGCTGGTGACCCGCTCCACCAACTGCTTCGGCCCGTTCCACCATCCCGAGAAGGCGATCCCGCGTTTCGTGACGCGCCTGCTCGACGGCGGCAGCGTCCCGCTCTACGGCGACGGCTCGCACCGGCGGGACTGGACCTTCGTGGCCGACAACGTCGCCGCCCAGTGGCTGGTGCTCACCGAAGGGGAGCCCGGCACCACCTACAACGTCGGTGCCGGCAACGAGCGCAGCAACCGCGAGTTGGTGGCGGCGTTGCTGGCCCTGTTCGGACGCGACGACACCGCGATCGAGTCCGTGCCCGACCGCCCGGGTCACGACCGCCGGTACGCCGTCGACACGACGCGGATCCGGGCGCTCGGCTGGAAGCCCGAACACGACCTCGAGGCGGCGCTGGCCGACACGGTGGCGTGGTACCGCGCCAACGAGGACTGGTGGCGGCCGCTGGTCGACGACGCACGACGGGGCCGCGGATGA
- a CDS encoding DMT family transporter, with amino-acid sequence MTRAASVDATRMPPWALTIAAMLSVQLGSALSVGLIAAVGPAGTAWLRLTIGALILLALGRPPLRKIRRRDLPALIGLGVATGLVTIAFLAAIERIPLGTAVAIEFLGPLTVAAVRSHSRRALACPAAALVGVVLLTKPWHGTIDPSGVGFAAFAAVGWATYIVLTQHVGDRFTGITGLSLTVPVAAATAAIFGVPQAAGHLTPGVLAAAVGLAVLLPVLPFALEMLALRKMTPTAFGTLMSLEPAFGLLLGLILLGQGASPIQIAGIAIVVCAGALAQRDGKRHQNVGDQPVIRSELDLVG; translated from the coding sequence ATGACCCGCGCCGCATCTGTCGATGCCACCCGCATGCCGCCGTGGGCGCTGACCATCGCGGCGATGTTGTCGGTCCAGCTCGGCTCAGCCCTGTCGGTCGGCCTCATCGCGGCCGTCGGCCCAGCAGGGACCGCCTGGCTGAGACTGACCATCGGCGCCCTCATCTTGCTTGCCCTCGGACGACCGCCGCTGCGGAAGATCCGTCGTCGGGACCTCCCCGCCCTGATCGGCCTCGGCGTCGCCACGGGCCTGGTCACCATCGCCTTCCTGGCCGCGATCGAACGGATCCCGCTCGGCACCGCCGTCGCGATCGAGTTCCTCGGACCGTTGACCGTGGCGGCCGTCCGCAGCCACAGCCGCCGCGCCCTCGCCTGCCCAGCCGCCGCGCTGGTCGGGGTCGTGCTGCTCACCAAACCCTGGCACGGCACCATCGACCCGAGCGGCGTCGGGTTCGCCGCGTTCGCAGCCGTCGGATGGGCCACCTACATCGTGCTCACCCAACACGTCGGCGACCGCTTCACCGGCATCACCGGGCTCTCGCTCACCGTCCCGGTCGCGGCCGCCACCGCGGCCATCTTCGGCGTCCCACAAGCCGCCGGCCATCTCACCCCGGGAGTGCTCGCCGCCGCCGTCGGGCTCGCCGTGCTCCTGCCCGTCCTGCCCTTCGCCCTCGAGATGCTCGCCCTGCGCAAGATGACACCCACCGCGTTCGGGACGCTCATGTCCCTCGAACCCGCCTTCGGCCTACTGCTCGGACTCATCCTCCTCGGCCAAGGTGCTTCGCCCATCCAGATCGCAGGCATCGCCATCGTCGTGTGCGCCGGCGCCCTCGCCCAACGCGACGGCAAGCGCCATCAAAACGTCGGCGACCAACCGGTCATCCGCTCGGAGCTCGACCTCGTCGGCTGA
- a CDS encoding FMN-binding negative transcriptional regulator: MLIHPWDAARDAGEWQTWLAATDRFGILAVNNVDPAAAPLLVPTHFTPVDEQLVLHLARPNPVWPHLEAAVEVSLAVTGDQAYVPGYWRARADVPEEQGVPTSYYTSVRFVCRPEIIDEPDAKAAILAAQLADLQPEGRHVDADADPYARMLPTIRGIRLTVLRVEAKFKYDDDKPAEHRQHVAEQLEGRDQRSDVAAAVQRRRRLAEVGDRRTHRGGR; encoded by the coding sequence TTGCTGATCCATCCCTGGGACGCCGCCCGCGACGCCGGCGAGTGGCAGACGTGGCTCGCCGCGACCGACCGGTTCGGGATCCTCGCGGTCAACAACGTCGACCCCGCAGCGGCGCCGCTGCTCGTGCCGACCCACTTCACCCCGGTCGACGAGCAGCTGGTGCTCCACTTGGCGCGACCCAACCCCGTCTGGCCCCATCTCGAGGCCGCCGTCGAGGTGAGCCTGGCCGTCACCGGTGACCAGGCGTACGTGCCCGGCTACTGGCGAGCCAGAGCGGATGTGCCGGAGGAGCAGGGGGTCCCGACCAGCTACTACACGTCGGTGCGGTTCGTGTGCCGTCCGGAGATCATCGACGAACCCGACGCCAAGGCCGCGATCCTCGCGGCCCAACTGGCGGACCTCCAGCCCGAAGGCCGCCACGTCGACGCCGACGCGGACCCGTACGCGCGGATGCTCCCCACCATCCGTGGCATCCGGCTCACGGTGCTGAGGGTCGAAGCGAAGTTCAAATACGACGACGACAAGCCCGCCGAGCACCGGCAACACGTCGCGGAACAGCTCGAAGGGCGTGATCAGCGCAGTGATGTCGCCGCGGCCGTGCAGCGGCGCCGGCGGCTCGCCGAGGTCGGCGACCGGCGGACGCACCGGGGTGGACGATGA
- a CDS encoding B3/4 domain-containing protein, translating into MADVTALEEFLNAAVVDDAVFALRPDYRALLVAVDGLVGGASDATSDALLTTAETAARDALADRPVTELDHVAAWREAYRAFGAKPGRTRNSVEALLRRAEGGLPRVNRLTDIYNAVSVIHQIPLGGEDLARYDGPPRLLHAAGDERFDTVADGEPVVENPEPGEVVWCDDTGVTCRCWNWRQARRTQLTDDTTTVLFILDALDPLSDEALDAAADDLVGHLTAATPDLRVARRLITATAATARGE; encoded by the coding sequence GTGGCTGACGTCACTGCACTCGAGGAGTTCCTCAACGCAGCCGTCGTTGACGACGCCGTGTTCGCGCTGCGACCCGACTACCGCGCGCTGCTCGTGGCGGTCGACGGTCTCGTGGGAGGAGCCAGCGACGCCACCAGCGACGCGCTGCTCACCACCGCCGAGACGGCGGCTCGCGACGCGCTGGCGGACCGTCCGGTCACTGAGCTCGACCACGTGGCGGCGTGGCGGGAGGCGTACCGGGCGTTCGGCGCCAAGCCGGGACGCACCCGCAACAGCGTGGAGGCGCTGCTGCGCCGTGCCGAGGGCGGACTGCCACGGGTGAACCGGCTCACCGACATCTACAACGCGGTGTCGGTCATCCACCAGATCCCGCTCGGTGGTGAGGACCTCGCCCGCTACGACGGACCACCACGGCTGCTCCACGCTGCCGGCGACGAGCGGTTCGACACCGTCGCCGACGGCGAACCGGTGGTCGAGAACCCGGAGCCGGGCGAGGTCGTGTGGTGCGACGACACGGGCGTGACGTGCCGCTGCTGGAACTGGCGTCAGGCCCGCCGTACGCAGCTCACCGACGACACCACGACGGTGTTGTTCATCCTCGACGCACTCGACCCGCTCAGCGACGAGGCACTGGATGCAGCTGCTGACGACCTCGTCGGTCACCTGACGGCGGCAACGCCGGACCTCAGGGTCGCCCGCCGCTTGATCACCGCCACGGCGGCGACCGCTCGGGGAGAATGA
- a CDS encoding helix-turn-helix domain-containing protein, protein MLHHMDAHLTDELALAIGARVKQERQSRRWTLDRLAEASGVSRRTLVNVEQGTANPSVGTLLRISDALGVGLPALVEPPQPRTLKVTRSGDSATLWRGEGGGCGVLVAGTQPPDVVELWDWTLGPGDRHESEAHARGTRELVHVLEGTVTFEVADESVVLEAGDAAAFAGDVPHAYANTGAELARFSLTVFEPAVGSAPRSEVTGG, encoded by the coding sequence ATGCTGCACCATATGGACGCACATCTCACAGACGAGCTGGCCCTGGCGATCGGTGCCCGGGTCAAACAGGAACGGCAGTCGCGGCGGTGGACGCTGGACCGGCTGGCCGAAGCGTCCGGCGTGAGCCGCCGCACTCTCGTAAACGTCGAACAGGGCACGGCGAACCCGAGCGTCGGCACGCTGCTGAGGATCAGCGACGCGCTCGGCGTCGGACTGCCGGCGCTGGTCGAGCCGCCACAACCCAGGACGCTGAAGGTCACGCGCTCCGGTGACAGCGCCACCCTGTGGCGCGGCGAAGGTGGCGGTTGCGGCGTGCTCGTGGCCGGCACGCAGCCGCCCGATGTCGTGGAGCTGTGGGACTGGACGCTGGGGCCGGGCGACCGGCACGAGAGCGAGGCTCACGCGCGTGGGACCCGGGAGTTGGTGCACGTCCTGGAAGGCACGGTCACGTTCGAGGTCGCCGACGAGTCGGTCGTGCTGGAGGCCGGCGACGCAGCTGCCTTCGCCGGCGACGTCCCCCATGCGTACGCCAACACCGGCGCCGAGCTCGCGCGGTTCTCACTGACGGTGTTCGAGCCCGCTGTGGGCTCGGCGCCACGATCGGAGGTCACCGGTGGCTGA
- a CDS encoding type II toxin-antitoxin system RelE/ParE family toxin yields the protein MARVELARAAVADLDRLIRTHSLPRDTRQRVRESLEPLGRFPRLGPELSDRWEGFRFILGPWRWMLLVYVFDEPSDRVIVVTIQDARTSSAVSGM from the coding sequence GTGGCGAGGGTCGAACTCGCCCGCGCGGCCGTTGCCGATCTGGATCGGCTCATCCGCACGCACTCGCTCCCGCGCGATACCCGCCAGCGGGTTCGCGAGTCACTCGAACCGCTGGGGCGATTCCCGCGACTCGGCCCGGAGCTCTCCGATCGATGGGAGGGGTTCCGGTTCATCCTCGGCCCTTGGCGGTGGATGCTGCTCGTCTACGTCTTCGACGAGCCCAGCGATCGCGTCATCGTCGTCACCATCCAGGACGCGCGAACTTCGAGTGCGGTGTCGGGTATGTGA
- a CDS encoding GNAT family N-acetyltransferase yields MSVTTWRGSVANAELNALHVEGFGGALLDEDWERQLARHSLGWVVARDADRLVGFVNVAWDGGAHAFLLDTVVAVDHRSRGVGKALVEAAVDGAAEAGCEWLHADWERGLDRFYTDACGFTPTSAGLRSLRG; encoded by the coding sequence GTGAGCGTCACAACATGGCGGGGGTCCGTCGCCAACGCTGAACTGAACGCTCTGCACGTCGAGGGCTTCGGCGGCGCGCTCCTCGACGAGGACTGGGAACGCCAGCTCGCTCGTCACAGCCTCGGATGGGTCGTGGCTCGCGACGCGGATCGACTGGTCGGGTTCGTCAACGTTGCGTGGGATGGCGGCGCCCATGCCTTCCTGCTGGACACGGTCGTCGCGGTCGACCACCGGAGTCGCGGCGTCGGGAAGGCTCTGGTTGAGGCTGCGGTAGACGGCGCTGCGGAGGCGGGCTGCGAGTGGCTCCACGCGGACTGGGAACGCGGTCTCGACCGGTTCTACACGGACGCCTGTGGGTTCACGCCGACCTCCGCAGGCCTTCGTTCACTGCGCGGGTAG